TACGTTTTCCCATACCACCCATCGGGGCCGATATCGTTGAGCAATGGAAAGATAGGTGAGCATGAGGTTTCCGCGAGGGTCAGCAAGTCCCTTGCGAAGTCCGGCGATTGAGAAGCTTTGGCAGGGTGTTCCGCCGACAAGAAGGTCAATTGCATAATCGGGCCAATCCTTAAATTTGGTCATGTCGCCGAGGTTCGGGACGCCGTTTGTTGCCAGCGGCTCACCCGGCATATTCGAGCCGTAGTGATGCGCCAAAACGGCAGACGGGAATTTCTCGATTTCGGAGAATGCGACCGGCGACCACCCGAGCGGATGCCAAGCCTGCGTTGCCGCTTCTATGCCGGAACAAACGGACAGATACCTCATACCTCCTCCAGTTCACGCTTGGGACGGTACAGGATGCGATAGTGCGCAGAACATGCCGATGTCCCCGCCAAGACCGGCTGACCGCAGCAAAGCACATCGGCGACGGCGGGTTCGTCCCGATCTGTCAGAGGCAGCTTGCAGCGGAACGGGCCGCATTGCGTGAGCGGGATCGGCTCAGTGCCTGGAACCTGCAGCTTTCGAGCGTCGCCATAGCGGCGCCCATCATCCGGCCTTTCAGCGGTCGGCTTTTTCGAAACCGGAGCCTCTTTCTTTCGCGCCGGGAACATCTCGGGCCGCAATGTCTTCAGCCTCTTCACCGTTGTTGGA
This window of the Martelella lutilitoris genome carries:
- a CDS encoding GcrA family cell cycle regulator, which codes for MNQNAIQQASKLWANGLSVSQIAQELGTTNGTIAGMSKRNRDLFPQRRQGPTPADTAERDERIFALWAEGHGQCKIAEIVGCHPTTVKRLKTLRPEMFPARKKEAPVSKKPTAERPDDGRRYGDARKLQVPGTEPIPLTQCGPFRCKLPLTDRDEPAVADVLCCGQPVLAGTSACSAHYRILYRPKRELEEV